The proteins below come from a single Panicum hallii strain FIL2 chromosome 7, PHallii_v3.1, whole genome shotgun sequence genomic window:
- the LOC112900214 gene encoding serine carboxypeptidase-like 45, with protein MQGRRGAVAAALVCAAALLLGGGRWVSAQTAAEDKIGGLPGQPPVGFAQYAGYVPVDDAGKRSLFYYFAEAEADPAARPLVLWLNGGPGCSSVGVGAFSENGPFRPSGNVLVRNEYSWNKEANMLYLESPAGVGFSYSTDPSFYQGVGDSITAGDNLKFLQGWFAKFPQYKGRDLYITGESYAGHYVPQLAQHMVEFNKKEKLFNLKGIALGNPVLEFSTDFNSRAEFFWSHGLISDSTYNIFTTVCNYSRYVSEYYHGSLSTACDRVMSQVTRETSRFVDKYDVTLDVCISSVLMQSQILAPQQGSRELDVCVEDETMSYLNRKDVQQAMHARLSGVQRWTVCSSVLEYKQLDLQIPTINIVGGLVKSGIPVLVYSGDQDSVIPLTGSRTLVSRLASRLRLNTTAPYRAWFQGKQVGGWTRVFGGGALSFATVRGASHEAPFSQPERSLGLFRAFLAGRPLPESFE; from the exons ATGCAGGGGCGCAGGGGCGCCGTCGCAGCAGCATTGGTgtgcgcggcggcgctgctgctcgGCGGCGGCCGCTGGGTGTCCGcgcagacggcggcggaggacaaGATCGGCGGCCTGCCGGGCCAGCCGCCGGTGGGCTTCGCGCAGTACGCCGGCTACGTCCCCGTGGACGACGCCGGGAAGCGGTCGCTCTTCTACTACTTCGCCGAGGCTGAGGCGGATCCGGCGGCCAGGCCACTCGTGCTCTGGCTCAACGGAG GACCTGGCTGTTCATCTGTGGGAGTGGGGGCATTCTCAGAGAATGGGCCATTCAGGCCTAGTGGCAACGTGCTAGTGAGGAATGAGTATAGCTGGAACAAAG AGGCCAACATGCTGTATTTGGAGAGCCCTGCAGGAGTTGGCTTCTCATACTCCACTGATCCTTCCTTCTATCAGGGTGTTGGTGACAGCATCACAG CCGGAGACAATTTGAAGTTCTTGCAAGGCTGGTTTGCCAAGTTCCCACAGTACAAGGGCAGGGACCTGTACATTACAGGGGAGAGCTATGCTG GCCACTATGTCCCGCAGTTAGCGCAGCACATGGTTGAATTCAACAAGAAGGAGAAGCTGTTCAATTTGAAAGGCATTGCT CTTGGCAACCCCGTCCTCGAATTCTCCACCGATTTCAACTCGAGGGCCGAATTCTTCTGGTCGCACGGCCTGATATCGGATTCGACCTACAACATCTTCACGACTGTGTGCAACTACTCGCGCTATGTCAGCGAGTACTACCATGGCTCCCTGAGCACGGCCTGCGACAGGGTGATGAGCCAGGTGACCAGGGAGACCAGCAGGTTCGTCGACAAGTACGACGTCACCCTGGACGTCTGCATCTCCTCAGTCCTGATGCAATCGCAAATCCTCGCCCCCCAG CAAGGGAGCAGGGAGTTGGATGTGTGCGTGGAGGACGAGACGATGAGCTACCTGAACCGGAAGGACGTGCAGCAGGCCATGCACGCCCGTCTTAGCGGCGTGCAGAGGTGGACGGTCTGCAGCAG TGTTCTTGAGTACAAGCAGCTGGACCTCCAGATCCCCACCATCAACATCGTCGGAGGGCTCGTCAAGTCCGGCATCCCTGTGCTGGTTTACAG CGGCGACCAGGACTCGGTGATCCCGCTGACGGGCAGCAGGACGCTGGTGAGCCGGCTGGCGAGCAGGCTCCGGCTCAACACGACGGCGCCATACCGGGCATGGTTCCAGGGGAAGCAGGTCGGCGGGTGGACACGGGTgttcggcggcggcgcgctgtCCTTCGCGACGGTGCGGGGCGCGTCGCACGAGGCGCCCTTCTCGCAGCCGGAGCGGTCGCTGGGGCTCTTCAGGGCGTtcctcgccggccggccacTGCCGGAATCGTTCGAGTGA
- the LOC112901365 gene encoding chaperone protein ClpC1, chloroplastic, which produces MEGSLVQSAIVPTVYRSSSGRFRVRARARTNATMVRNMPTRTLTLGGFQGLRQTNFLDTRSVVKRDFGAIVASQIARPRGSATRGVVRAMFERFTEKAIKVIMLAQEEARRLGHNFVGTEQILLGLIGEGTGIAAKVLKSMGINLKDARVEVEKIIGRGSGFVAVEIPFTPRAKRVLELSLEEARQLGHNYIGSEHLLLGLLREGEGVAARVLESLGADPNNIRTQVIRMVGESTEAVGAGVGGGSSGQKMPTLEEYGTNLTKLAEEGKLDPVVGRQDQIERVTQILGRRTKNNPCLIGEPGVGKTAIAEGLAQRISNGDVPETIEGKKVITLDMGLLVAGTKYRGEFEERLKKLMEEIKQNEDIILFIDEVHTLIGAGAAEGAIDAANILKPALARGELQCIGATTLDEYRKHIEKDPALERRFQPVKVPEPTVDETIQILRGLRERYELHHKLRYTDESLIAAAQLSYQYISDRFLPDKAIDLIDEAGSRVRLRHAQLPDEAKELDKELRQITKQKNEAVRGQDFEKAGELRDREMELKAQITAILDKSKEMIKAETESGEVGPLVTEADIQHIVSSWTGIPVEKVSSDESDRLLKMEETLHTRIIGQDEAVKAISRAIRRARVGLKNPNRPIASFIFSGPTGVGKSELAKALAAYYFGSEEAMIRLDMSEFMERHTVSKLIGSPPGYVGYTEGGQLTEAVRRRPYTVVLFDEIEKAHPDVFNMMLQILEDGRLTDSKGRTVDFKNTLLIMTSNVGSSVIEKGGRKIGFDLDYDEKDTSYNRIKSLVTEELKQYFRPEFLNRLDEMIVFRQLTKLEVKEIADIMLKEVFDRLKAKDIDLQVTEKFRDRVVDEGYNPSYGARPLRRAIMRLLEDSLAEKMLAGEVKEGDSAIVDVDSDGKVIVLNGGSGVAEPLEPALST; this is translated from the exons ATGGAGGGGTCTCTAGTTCAGTCTGCAATTGTCCCTACCGTTTACAGAAGCAGCTCTGGTCGATTCCGCGTGCGTGCAAGAGCCAGAACAAATGCCACGATGGTGCGGAATATGCCAACAAGGACCCTTACTCTTGGTGGCTTCCAAGGGCTGCGTCAGACAAACTTTCTGGACACGAGGTCCGTGGTCAAGCGTGACTTTGGCGCTATCGTGGCAAGCCAGATTGCAAGGCCCAGAGGATCGGCGACAAGAGGGGTGGTTCGCGCCATGTTCGAGCGCTTCACTGAAAAAGCAATCAAGGTGATTATGCTTGCGCAGGAGGAGGCAAGGCGTCTGGGCCACAACTTTGTTGGGACGGAGCAGATTTTGCTGGGGCTTATTGGTGAGGGCACTGGAATTGCTGCTAAGGTTCTCAAGTCTATGGGAATTAATCTTAAAGATGCCCGAGTGGAAGTTGAGAAGATCATTGGGCGAGGAAGTGGGTTTGTGGCTGTTGAAATCCCATTCACACCTCGTGCAAAACGTGTACTTGAACTCTCACTTGAAGAAGCCCGCCAGCTAG GGCATAACTATATAGGATCTGAACACTTACTCCTTGGGTTACTACGTGAGGGTGAAGGTGTTGCAGCCCGTGTGCTTGAAAGCCTTGGTGCTGATCCAAACAACATCCGCACCCAG GTCATAAGAATGGTTGGTGAAAGTACAGAAGCTGTTGGTGCTGGAGTTGGTGGAGGAAGCAGTGGCCAGAAGATGCCCACACTTGAAGAATATGGTACAAATTTGACAAAATTAGCAGAAGAG GGAAAATTGGACCCAGTTGTTGGTAGACAGGATCAAATTGAGCGTGTGACTCAGATTTTGGGCAGGCGGACAAAGAACAACCCCTGCCTCATTGGAGAGCCTGGTGTTGGTAAGACTGCTATTGCTGAGGGGCTTGCTCAACGTATTTCCAATGGAGATGTTCCTGAAACAATTGAAGGAAAGAAG GTTATTACTCTTGACATGGGGCTCCTTGTTGCTGGAACCAAATACCGTGGAGAGTTTGAAGAGAGACTGAAGAAACTTATGGAGGAAATTAAGCAAAATGAAGACATTATTCTCTTTATTGATGAGGTGCACACACTGATTGGAGCAGGTGCAGCAGAAGGTGCAATTGATGCTGCTAATATTTTGAAGCCAGCTCTTGCCAGAGGTGAACTGCAG TGTATTGGTGCAACAACGTTGGATGAGTATAGGAAGCATATAGAGAAGGATCCTGCCTTGGAAAGAAGGTTTCAACCAGTTAAGGTTCCCGAGCCTACTGTTGATGAAACAATACAGATCTTAAGAGGACTTCGTGAAAGATATGAGCTTCATCACAAGCTGCGATACACAGATGAATCTTTAATTGCAGCCGCACAGCTGTCTTATCAGTATATCAG CGACCGCTTCCTTCCTGACAAAGCCATTGACTTGATTGATGAAGCTGGATCTCGTGTTAGGCTTAGGCATGCCCAG CTCCCTGATGAAGCCAAAGAGCTGGACAAAGAACTCCGGCAGATAACCAAGCAGAAAAACGAGGCTGTACGAGGCCAAGATTTTGAGAAG GCTGGTGAATTAAGGGATCGGGAAATGGAGCTGAAGGCCCAGATTACGGCCATTCTCGACAAGAGTAAAGAAATGATTAAAGCAGAGACTGAATCTGGTGAAGTTGGTCCTCTTGTCACAGAGGCAGACATTCAACATATTGTCTCCTCTTGGACTGGAATTCCTGTGGAGAAAGTCTCATCTGATGAATCTGATCGTCTCCTGAAGATGGAGGAGACACTACACACACGTATCATTGGTCAGGACGAAGCAGTCAAAGCTATTAGCCGTGCTATTCGACGTGCTCGTGTTGGGCTGAAGAATCCAAACCGTCCTATTGCTAGCTTCATATTCTCTGGACCTACAGGAGTTGGCAAATCAGAATTAGCAAAGGCGCTGGCAGCCTATTACTTTGGCTCGGAGGAGGCTATGATCAGGCTTGACATGAGTGAGTTCATGGAGAGACATACTGTCTCCAAACTCATTGGATCACCTCCAGGTTATGTTGGCTACACTGAGGGAGGTCAATTGACTGAAGCAGTTCGTCGCCGTCCATACACTGTTGTTCTCTTTGATGAGATTGAAAAGGCACATCCAGATGTTTTCAACATGATGCTTCAGATCTTAGAAGATGGGAGGCTAACTGACAGCAAGGGACGCACAGTTGACTTCAAGAACACACTATTGATCATGACATCGAATGTTGGAAGCAGTGTAATTGAGAAGGGAGGCCGCAAGATCGGGTTTGACCTTGACTATGACGAGAAAGACACTAGCTACAATAGGATCAAGAGCCTGGTGACCGAGGAGTTGAAGCAGTATTTCCGTCCAGAATTCCTAAACAGATTGGATGAGATGATTGTGTTCCGACAGCTGACGAAGTTAGAGGTGAAGGAGATTGCGGACATTATGCTCAAAGAAGTGTTTGACAGGCTGAAGGCCAAGGACATTGACCTCCAGGTTACAGAGAAGTTCCGTGATAGAGTTGTTGACGAAGGTTACAACCCAAGTTATGGTGCCCGGCCTTTGCGGCGTGCTATCATGAGGCTTCTGGAGGATAGTCTGGCTGAGAAGATGCTTGCTGGTGAGGTGAAAGAAGGTGACTCTGCCATTGTCGATGTGGATTCTGATGGCAAGGTTATAGTCCTGAATGGCGGTAGCGGTGTTGCTGAGCCCCTGGAACCTGCTCTCAGTACCTAA
- the LOC112901366 gene encoding chaperone protein ClpC1, chloroplastic-like — protein sequence MEGTLVQSAIVSTLLHRSSSGRSHVRARATMLRSMPTRTLTLGGFQGLRQTNFLDTRSAIKRDFGSIVASQISRPRGSASRGVVRAMFERFTEKAIKVIMLAQEEARRLGHNFVGTEQILLGLIGEGTGIAAKVLKSMGINLKDARVEVEKIIGRGSGFVAVEIPFTPRAKRVLELSLEEARQLGHNYIGSEHLLLGLLREGEGVAARVLESLGADPNNIRTQVIRMVGESTEAVGAGVGGGASGQKMPTLEEYGTNLTKLAEEGKLDPVVGRQNQIERVTQILGRRTKNNPCLIGEPGVGKTAIAEGLAQRIANGDVPETIEGKKVITLDMGLLVAGTKYRGEFEERLKKLMEEIKQNEDIILFIDEVHTLIGAGAAEGAIDAANILKPALARGELQCIGATTLDEYRKHIEKDPALERRFQPVKVPEPTVDETTQILRGLRERYELHHKLRYTDEALVAAAQLSYQYISDRFLPDKAIDLIDEAGSRVRLRHAQLPDEAKELDKELRQITKQKNGAVRGQDFEKAGELRDREMELKAQITAIIDKSKEMIKAETESGEVGPLVTEADIQHIVSSWTGIPVEKVSSDESDRLLKMEDTLHTRIIGQDEAVKAISRAIRRARVGLKNPNRPIASFIFSGPTGVGKSELAKSLAAYYFGSEEAMIRLDMSEFMERHTVAKLIGSPPGYVGYTEGGQLTEAVRRRPYTVVLFDEIEKAHPDVFNMMLQILEDGRLTDSKGRTVDFKNTLLIMTSNVGSSVIEKGGRKIGFDLDYEEKDSSYNRIKSLVTEELKQYFRPEFLNRLDEMIVFRQLTKLEVKEIADIMLKEVFDRLKAKDINLQVTERFRDRVVDEGYNPSYGARPLRRAIMRLLEDSLAEKMLAGEVKEGDSAIVDVDSEGKVVVLNGGSGVAEPLEPALSI from the exons ATGGAGGGGACTCTAGTTCAGTCTGCGATTGTTTCCACCTTATTACATCGGAGCAGCTCTGGTCGATCTCATGTGCGCGCGAGGGCCACGATGCTTCGCAGCATGCCGACGCGGACCCTCACTCTCGGAGGCTTCCAAGGGCTGCGGCAGACAAATTTTCTGGACACGAGGTCTGCTATCAAGCGTGACTTCGGATCTATCGTGGCAAGTCAGATTTCACGGCCACGGGGTTCAGCGTCAAGAGGGGTGGTTCGAGCCATGTTTGAGCGCTTCACTGAAAAGGCCATCAAGGTGATTATGCTTGCGCAGGAGGAGGCCAGACGTCTAGGTCACAACTTTGTTGGGACAGAGCAGATTTTACTAGGTCTTATTGGTGAGGGAACTGGGATTGCAGCGAAGGTTCTGAAATCTATGGGAATTAATCTAAAGGATGCCCGAGTGGAAGTTGAGAAGATTATTGGCCGTGGTAGTGGTTTTGTGGCTGTTGAAATCCCATTCACACCCCGTGCCAAGCGTGTATTGGAACTGTCACTCGAAGAAGCTCGCCAGCTAG GACACAACTATATAGGATCTGAGCACTTACTCCTGGGGCTACTTCGTGAGGGTGAGGGTGTGGCAGCCCGTGTGCTTGAGAGCCTTGGTGCTGATCCAAACAACATCCGTACCCAG GTCATAAGAATGGTTGGTGAAAGCACGGAAGCTGTTGGTGCTGGAGTTGGTGGAGGAGCCAGTGGCCAGAAGATGCCCACACTTGAGGAATATGGTACTAATTTGACAAAACTGGCAGAAGAG GGAAAACTTGACCCAGTTGTTGGCAGACAGAACCAGATTGAGCGTGTGACCCAGATTTTGGGTAGGCGAACAAAGAACAACCCCTGCCTAATCGGAGAGCCTGGTGTTGGCAAGACTGCTATTGCAGAGGGGCTTGCCCAGCGTATCGCCAATGGGGATGTTCCAGAAACAATTGAAGGAAAGAAG GTTATTACTCTTGACATGGGGCTCCTTGTGGCTGGTACCAAGTACCGTGGAGAGTTTGAAGAAAGATTGAAGAAGCTTATGGAAGAAATAAAGCAAAATGAAGATATTATTCTCTTTATTGATGAAGTGCACACGCTGATTGGTGCTGGTGCAGCTGAAGGTGCAATTGATGCTGCTAACATCTTGAAACCAGCTCTTGCTAGAGGTGAACTGCAG TGCATTGGTGCCACAACTCTGGATGAGTATAGGAAGCATATCGAGAAAGATCCTGCATTGGAGAGAAGATTCCAGCCAGTTAAAGTTCCAGAGCCAACTGTTGATGAAACAACACAGATCTTAAGAGGACTTCGTGAGAGATACGAACTCCATCATAAGCTGAGATACACAGACGAAGCTCTAGTTGCCGCAGCACAGCTATCGTATCAGTATATCAG TGACCGCTTCCTGCCTGATAAAGCTATTGACTTGATCGATGAAGCTGGATCCCGTGTTAGGCTGAGGCATGCACAG CTGCCTGATGAAGCCAAAGAGCTGGACAAAGAGCTTAGGCAGATAACCAAGCAGAAGAATGGGGCTGTTCGCGGCCAAGATTTCGAGAAG GCAGGGGAATTAAGAGATCGTGAAATGGAGCTGAAGGCCCAAATTACAGCTATTATTGACAAGAGCAAGGAGATGATTAAAGCAGAGACTGAATCTGGCGAAGTTGGTCCTCTTGTCACAGAGGCAGACATTCAACATATAGTCTCCTCTTGGACTGGAATACCAGTGGAGAAGGTCTCATCTGACGAGTCTGACCGTCTCCTTAAGATGGAGGACACACTGCATACACGCATCATTGGCCAGGATGAGGCTGTCAAAGCTATTAGCCGTGCTATCCGCCGTGCTCGTGTTGGCCTCAAGAATCCGAATCGACCAATTGCTAGCTTCATATTCTCTGGACCAACTGGTGTTGGCAAATCAGAATTAGCAAAGTCTCTAGCAGCCTACTACTTTGGATCAGAGGAAGCCATGATCAGGCTTGACATGAGTGAGTTCATGGAGAGACATACTGTCGCCAAGCTCATCGGGTCACCTCCTGGTTATGTTGGCTATACTGAGGGTGGCCAACTTACTGAAGCTGTTCGTCGCCGTCCATACACGGTTGTTCTCTTTGATGAGATTGAGAAGGCACATCCAGATGTCTTCAATATGATGCTTCAGATCTTGGAAGATGGGAGACTAACGGACAGTAAGGGAAGGACAGTTGATTTCAAGAACACACTGCTTATCATGACATCCAATGTTGGAAGCAGTGTCATCGAGAAGGGAGGCCGCAAGATTGGATTTGACCTTGACTACGAAGAGAAGGACAGCAGCTACAACAGGATCAAGAGCCTGGTAACAGAGGAGTTGAAGCAGTATTTCCGGCCAGAGTTCCTGAACAGATTGGATGAGATGATTGTGTTCCGGCAGCTGACAAAGTTGGAGGTGAAGGAGATTGCTGATATTATGCTGAAAGAAGTATTTGATCGGCTCAAGGCGAAGGACATTAATCTCCAAGTCACTGAGAGGTTCCGTGATAGGGTTGTTGATGAAGGTTACAACCCGAGCTATGGTGCCAGGCCTCTGCGCCGTGCTATCATGAGGCTCTTGGAAGACAGTCTGGCAGAGAAGATGCTGGCTGGTGAGGTGAAAGAAGGCGATTCTGCTATTGTCGACGTGGATTCAGAAGGTAAGGTAGTAGTCCTGAATGGTGGGAGTGGTGTTGCTGAGCCACTGGAACCTGCTCTCAGCATCTAG